In Flagellatimonas centrodinii, a single window of DNA contains:
- a CDS encoding GGDEF domain-containing protein — protein sequence MPAPSAMMPALPFALPKSVPTHWLAAFRAAYLSVAWWGAVVALLMAQTPFNSPLVLTLAGCGLLSLVGLLTVSEAVRSRLFLWSLLALAAVGTLARTTLSAEASGLAVDLIGILVVAGVVLGDLRATEAGTRTMLALAAGLVTLAAVTADSQVLALQAGLWASTLMLVVALVMRLQRRTDASTHALFDATRQAAITDPLSGLMNRRGWEEHATRAYAQALRERRPLTVAMIDADHFKAINDRYGHAAGDAAIQWLAEHVRMLTRRPLDLSSRFGGEEFAVLWYDCGADEGQHLASQLREQVALRPMPFGHFNIPVTVSIGLCQLTPDAGQSLTLALASADAALYAAKASGRNRVASKCYLPREMPTTASATV from the coding sequence ATGCCTGCACCCAGCGCCATGATGCCCGCACTGCCATTCGCCCTGCCGAAGTCCGTTCCGACCCACTGGCTGGCGGCGTTTCGTGCAGCCTATCTGTCGGTGGCGTGGTGGGGGGCTGTGGTCGCGCTGCTGATGGCGCAGACACCGTTCAACAGTCCGCTGGTGCTGACGCTGGCCGGGTGTGGACTGTTGTCACTGGTTGGTCTGCTGACGGTCTCCGAAGCTGTCCGCTCACGCCTGTTCCTGTGGTCGCTGCTGGCATTGGCCGCGGTGGGGACCCTGGCCCGGACCACGCTCAGCGCCGAGGCCTCCGGGCTGGCGGTGGACCTGATCGGGATTCTGGTGGTGGCCGGTGTCGTACTGGGCGATCTGCGGGCGACCGAAGCCGGCACCCGGACCATGCTGGCGCTCGCCGCAGGATTGGTGACGCTGGCGGCGGTGACTGCGGACTCCCAGGTGTTGGCCCTGCAGGCCGGATTGTGGGCGTCAACACTGATGCTGGTGGTGGCGCTGGTGATGCGGTTGCAGCGCCGGACCGACGCGAGCACCCATGCCCTGTTCGATGCGACTCGTCAGGCGGCCATCACCGACCCGCTCAGCGGCTTGATGAACCGCCGCGGTTGGGAGGAGCACGCAACCCGTGCCTATGCCCAGGCATTGCGCGAACGCCGCCCCTTGACCGTGGCGATGATTGACGCCGATCACTTCAAGGCCATCAATGACCGTTATGGACACGCGGCAGGGGATGCGGCCATCCAGTGGCTGGCCGAGCATGTGCGAATGCTGACCCGACGCCCGCTGGACCTCTCCAGTCGCTTCGGTGGCGAGGAGTTTGCGGTGCTGTGGTACGACTGCGGAGCTGACGAGGGGCAGCATCTGGCATCGCAATTGCGCGAGCAGGTCGCGCTGCGACCGATGCCGTTCGGCCACTTCAACATTCCGGTGACCGTCAGTATCGGCTTGTGCCAACTGACCCCTGATGCCGGGCAGTCGTTGACGCTGGCCCTGGCCTCTGCCGATGCCGCGCTTTACGCCGCCAAGGCGTCCGGGCGTAATCGCGTCGCCAGCAAGTGTTATTTGCCACGCGAGATGCCGACCACCGCCTCCGCGACCGTCTGA
- a CDS encoding monovalent cation:proton antiporter-2 (CPA2) family protein, whose amino-acid sequence MAVEAQGGDLLRVVALLGAGVVAVPLFRRLGLGSVLGYLAGGLVIGPFGLGLFSDPEAILHIAEIGVVMFLFIIGLEMQPGRLWNLRRQIFGLGVMQVSLCGALLTAVGIGILGLPPPTAFVAALGLTLSSTAMVMQLLDERGESATPPGQKVVSILLLEDLAIVPLLALVAFLAPAGDADAGASRWGGVLIGLGAVAGLVVAGRWLLSPMFRVLAAARAREVMTAAALLVVLGSALLMQWGGLSMAMGAFLAGVLLSESSFRHQLEADIEPFRGILLGLFFLGVGMSLDLGVFARHWPLLLGGVLAFKLLKGAAVYVVARLTRAQHRDAMHRALTMSQGGEFAFVLFAAAAAAGLFNVELHALLTAIVILSMALTPLGMLALRWLAPEPDDSPSMDGVDVANDLHGDVLIVGFGRFGQVASQSLLARGIDVTIIDIDTERIRNAARFGFKVYFGDGTRLDVLHACGADRASAVAVCVNDQAAASQISQLVRHSFPQAKVLVRAFDRQHALTLIQAGVDFQIRETLGSAMTLGEATLKAVGVPAAEAAEIVDDVRRRDAERLTLEVAGGIGAGRDLLHGNAPVPAPLTTPRRSAKALNDAAAQATGDATS is encoded by the coding sequence ATGGCAGTGGAAGCGCAGGGAGGGGATTTGCTGCGGGTGGTGGCGCTGCTGGGCGCCGGGGTGGTGGCAGTGCCCCTGTTTCGGCGTCTCGGTCTGGGTTCGGTACTCGGGTATCTCGCCGGCGGTCTGGTGATCGGTCCGTTCGGGCTGGGCCTGTTCTCTGACCCGGAAGCGATCCTGCACATCGCCGAAATCGGCGTCGTGATGTTCCTGTTCATCATCGGGCTGGAGATGCAGCCGGGGCGACTGTGGAACCTGCGCCGACAGATTTTCGGCCTTGGGGTGATGCAGGTCTCGCTGTGTGGCGCCCTGCTGACGGCAGTCGGCATCGGCATCCTCGGGTTGCCGCCTCCGACTGCTTTCGTAGCGGCCCTCGGCCTGACACTGTCATCCACCGCGATGGTGATGCAGTTGCTCGATGAGCGCGGCGAGAGCGCCACGCCGCCTGGTCAGAAAGTGGTGTCCATCCTGTTGCTGGAAGACCTCGCGATCGTGCCCCTGTTGGCCCTGGTGGCATTTCTGGCGCCAGCCGGTGATGCCGATGCCGGCGCCTCGCGCTGGGGGGGCGTGCTGATCGGACTGGGCGCGGTGGCTGGGCTGGTGGTCGCCGGCCGTTGGTTGTTGAGCCCGATGTTCCGCGTTCTGGCGGCCGCGCGCGCGCGCGAAGTGATGACCGCTGCGGCGCTGCTGGTGGTGCTGGGGTCGGCCTTGCTGATGCAGTGGGGCGGTCTGTCGATGGCGATGGGTGCGTTTCTTGCCGGCGTACTGTTGTCGGAGTCCAGTTTCCGTCATCAACTTGAAGCCGATATCGAGCCATTCCGCGGGATCCTGCTGGGCCTGTTCTTCCTGGGGGTCGGCATGTCGCTGGACCTGGGTGTGTTTGCCCGCCACTGGCCCTTGTTGCTGGGCGGCGTGCTGGCATTCAAGCTGCTGAAGGGCGCGGCGGTCTATGTCGTGGCGCGCCTGACGCGCGCACAGCATCGCGATGCGATGCATCGCGCGCTCACCATGTCGCAGGGGGGCGAGTTTGCATTCGTGTTGTTTGCCGCCGCCGCCGCCGCCGGCCTGTTCAATGTCGAGCTCCACGCCCTGCTGACCGCCATCGTGATTCTGTCGATGGCATTGACGCCACTTGGCATGCTGGCCCTGCGCTGGCTGGCGCCCGAGCCGGATGACAGTCCGTCAATGGACGGTGTCGACGTCGCCAATGATCTCCACGGGGACGTGTTGATCGTCGGATTTGGCCGCTTTGGTCAGGTCGCCAGCCAGTCGCTGTTGGCTCGCGGGATTGATGTCACCATCATCGACATCGATACCGAGCGGATCCGTAATGCAGCCCGCTTCGGTTTCAAGGTGTATTTCGGCGATGGCACCCGTCTGGACGTGCTGCATGCCTGTGGTGCCGATCGGGCCAGTGCCGTGGCGGTTTGTGTCAATGATCAAGCGGCAGCCAGCCAGATCAGCCAACTGGTGCGTCACAGTTTTCCGCAGGCCAAGGTGCTGGTGCGGGCCTTTGATCGCCAGCACGCGCTGACCTTGATCCAGGCCGGTGTTGACTTCCAGATTCGGGAAACCCTGGGCTCGGCCATGACCCTCGGTGAGGCTACCCTGAAGGCCGTCGGGGTTCCGGCAGCCGAGGCAGCCGAGATTGTCGACGACGTCCGTCGTCGTGATGCCGAGCGGCTCACACTGGAGGTTGCGGGGGGTATCGGCGCCGGGCGCGATCTGCTGCATGGCAATGCGCCGGTGCCGGCGCCGCTGACGACACCCCGTCGCAGCGCCAAGGCACTCAACGATGCCGCAGCGCAGGCCACCGGTGACGCGACGTCCTAG
- a CDS encoding transglycosylase SLT domain-containing protein, whose product MTTRLGWVGAMLALALTCLYGGVARADGSTDESIWPRIAAGMRMVDPEQPETVTWARHYAQHPLQFEQMMARAEPFLWYIVEAVELRDMPLEIALLPAVESGFDAQARSQRGAGGLWQFVPGTGSAMGLSAASNYDARGDVVASTRAALTYLHNLHDSFDNWLLALAAYNVGRGKLRQALRAADSRNFWDLTLPRETREHVPRLLGLALLVKQPERFGITLPPIANHQAGQIVTLRQPVNLAAAADAAGVDRGLVREYNPGLLDLGNTTGKPFVLLPEAEAERLRTTLAKSHFPARPTPGQKVVVVAPGDSLWLIARRHQVSVRALCAWNRIRPDSVLRPGRRLLIEHGAS is encoded by the coding sequence ATGACAACAAGACTGGGGTGGGTCGGCGCCATGCTGGCCCTGGCACTGACGTGTCTTTACGGTGGGGTGGCACGTGCCGACGGCTCGACCGATGAGAGTATCTGGCCGCGGATCGCGGCCGGCATGCGCATGGTCGATCCGGAACAACCGGAGACCGTGACCTGGGCACGCCACTATGCCCAGCACCCGCTGCAATTCGAACAGATGATGGCGCGCGCCGAGCCGTTTCTCTGGTACATCGTCGAAGCCGTGGAGCTCCGGGACATGCCACTGGAGATCGCGCTGCTACCCGCCGTCGAATCCGGTTTCGACGCCCAGGCGCGGTCGCAGCGTGGCGCTGGCGGGCTCTGGCAGTTCGTTCCGGGCACAGGTTCGGCAATGGGGCTGTCGGCCGCATCCAACTACGACGCCCGTGGCGACGTCGTCGCGAGCACCCGTGCTGCTTTGACCTACCTGCATAATCTGCACGATAGCTTCGACAACTGGCTGTTGGCGCTGGCGGCGTACAACGTCGGCCGCGGCAAGCTCCGACAGGCCCTGCGTGCGGCCGACAGCCGGAATTTCTGGGACCTGACGCTGCCCCGCGAGACCCGCGAGCATGTACCGCGCCTGTTGGGCCTCGCCCTGCTGGTCAAGCAGCCGGAACGCTTCGGCATCACGCTCCCCCCCATCGCCAATCACCAAGCTGGACAGATCGTGACGCTGCGACAGCCGGTAAACCTGGCCGCCGCCGCTGATGCCGCGGGTGTGGACCGCGGACTGGTCCGTGAATACAACCCGGGCCTGCTCGATCTCGGAAATACCACCGGCAAGCCCTTCGTGCTACTGCCGGAGGCCGAAGCTGAGCGACTGCGCACGACATTGGCGAAGAGTCACTTTCCCGCCCGCCCGACACCCGGTCAGAAGGTGGTGGTGGTGGCGCCGGGCGACTCGCTGTGGCTGATCGCCCGTCGCCATCAGGTCAGTGTTCGGGCGCTCTGCGCCTGGAACCGCATTCGGCCCGACAGTGTGCTGCGACCCGGCCGGCGTCTGCTGATCGAACACGGCGCCAGCTGA
- the gloB gene encoding hydroxyacylglutathione hydrolase: protein MIAEPIPILSDNYVWCLRRNDDSHDAVIVDPGDAAPVAAALAAQRLKLHAILITHWHPDHIAGVDALRDDHEIPVYGPASEAARIPMLTQPLAGGERLPLVVGTADVIALPGHTLGHIGYAIDGWLICGDTLFSAGCGRLFEGTPAQMHASLQRLDAYPAATRIACTHEYTLANLQFARAVEPDNTDVADWQTEVIRRRARGEPSLPTTLARERAINPFLRCDQPAVRAAAAAATGRTVTDSISAFAALRHWKDGFRPN, encoded by the coding sequence ATGATTGCCGAACCGATCCCGATTCTCAGCGACAACTACGTCTGGTGCTTGCGCCGCAACGACGACAGCCATGATGCGGTCATCGTCGACCCGGGGGATGCCGCGCCGGTGGCGGCTGCACTGGCCGCACAAAGACTGAAACTGCACGCCATCCTCATCACCCATTGGCACCCGGACCATATCGCCGGCGTCGACGCCCTGCGTGACGATCACGAGATTCCGGTCTACGGCCCGGCCTCGGAAGCTGCGCGCATTCCGATGCTGACGCAGCCCCTGGCGGGCGGCGAGCGCCTGCCATTGGTCGTCGGTACTGCCGACGTGATCGCCCTGCCCGGCCACACACTAGGGCATATCGGGTATGCCATCGACGGCTGGTTGATCTGCGGTGACACCCTGTTCTCGGCCGGCTGCGGTCGCCTGTTCGAGGGCACACCGGCGCAGATGCACGCATCGCTGCAGCGACTCGATGCCTATCCCGCCGCCACCCGCATCGCCTGCACCCACGAGTACACCCTCGCCAACCTGCAATTCGCTCGCGCCGTCGAGCCGGACAATACCGATGTCGCTGACTGGCAGACCGAAGTGATACGTCGGCGGGCGCGCGGCGAACCGAGCCTGCCGACAACGCTAGCCCGCGAACGCGCCATAAACCCCTTCCTGCGATGTGATCAGCCGGCTGTCCGCGCTGCAGCCGCAGCTGCAACCGGGCGAACGGTCACCGACAGCATCAGCGCCTTCGCCGCCTTGCGCCACTGGAAGGACGGCTTTCGCCCGAACTGA
- a CDS encoding class I SAM-dependent methyltransferase — MPRQPVRPLHRITRAAHARWWATPRAQRLVGLSRTALAERLPDVFGRELLQIGCWGGHVMVDAAATLHRAVLGAPLSAGAQAWMEPEALPLPADSIDGVLLPHTLEFCGSPHQVLREVDRVLNDRGQLFILGFNPWGSSAWRSRFRWPRQRPPDGIRLTRVGQLEDWLALLDFEVTEVHRFSAGFPWLLPSSDGVTVWWRWLLQPFQEVYLLSARKRKLPMNLLPRPQRAQPRSLIGAPVARRDANFSRGDDSAA; from the coding sequence ATGCCCCGTCAACCCGTCCGTCCCCTGCATCGGATTACCCGTGCCGCCCACGCGCGCTGGTGGGCCACCCCTCGGGCGCAGCGCCTGGTCGGGCTGTCCCGGACGGCGCTGGCAGAGCGGTTGCCCGATGTCTTCGGGCGGGAGTTGCTGCAGATCGGGTGCTGGGGTGGACACGTGATGGTCGACGCGGCGGCGACCCTGCACCGGGCGGTATTGGGTGCGCCGCTGTCGGCCGGCGCCCAGGCCTGGATGGAGCCGGAGGCGTTGCCGTTGCCGGCCGACAGCATTGACGGGGTGCTGTTGCCGCACACCCTCGAGTTCTGTGGCTCCCCGCACCAGGTTCTGCGCGAGGTTGATCGGGTGCTGAATGATCGTGGCCAGCTGTTCATTCTGGGTTTCAATCCGTGGGGTTCCAGCGCTTGGCGCAGTCGTTTTCGCTGGCCGCGCCAGCGGCCGCCTGACGGTATCCGCCTGACCCGGGTCGGACAGCTCGAGGACTGGCTGGCACTGCTCGATTTCGAGGTGACCGAAGTGCATCGATTCAGTGCCGGTTTCCCGTGGTTGCTGCCGTCCAGTGATGGCGTCACCGTCTGGTGGCGCTGGCTGCTGCAGCCGTTTCAGGAGGTTTATCTGCTCAGTGCCCGCAAGCGAAAGCTGCCGATGAATTTGCTGCCGCGCCCGCAGCGGGCGCAGCCGCGGTCCCTGATCGGTGCGCCGGTGGCCCGCCGTGACGCCAACTTTTCCCGTGGGGACGATTCAGCTGCATGA
- the rnhA gene encoding ribonuclease HI, whose translation MNKTVVIHTDGACKGNPGPGGWGVQLRYGEHQRTLSGGEAATTNNRMELMAAIQALESLREPCTVELHTDSTYVMKGITEWLPGWKARGWRTAGKQAVKNQDLWQRLDSARLRHRVDWRWVKGHAGDPGNEAADRLANEGLLKARNGA comes from the coding sequence ATGAACAAGACCGTGGTGATACATACCGATGGCGCCTGCAAGGGCAACCCCGGCCCTGGGGGCTGGGGCGTGCAACTGCGCTACGGCGAGCATCAGCGCACGCTCAGCGGCGGCGAGGCGGCAACCACCAATAACCGGATGGAGCTGATGGCCGCGATTCAGGCGCTGGAGTCGCTGCGCGAGCCGTGCACGGTAGAGCTGCATACCGATTCCACTTACGTGATGAAGGGTATTACCGAGTGGCTGCCCGGCTGGAAGGCCCGCGGTTGGCGCACCGCCGGCAAGCAGGCGGTGAAGAATCAGGACCTGTGGCAGCGACTCGATTCGGCCCGCCTGCGGCACCGGGTCGATTGGCGCTGGGTCAAAGGACACGCTGGCGATCCCGGCAACGAGGCAGCGGATCGTCTCGCCAACGAGGGCCTTCTCAAGGCCCGTAACGGCGCCTGA
- the dnaQ gene encoding DNA polymerase III subunit epsilon produces the protein MPVPQHRQIVLDTETTGLEVEQGHRVIEIGCVELHRRRLTRNDFHRYVNPEREIEAGAVDVHGLTNAFLGDKPRFSEMADELWRYLEGAELIIHNAPFDVGFLNIEFARAGREQKLEDICTITDTVAMARKLLPGQRVSLDALCKRYGVDNSTRDFHGALLDARLLADVYLAMTGGQSRLALDDQGGDGRQRSRFVELLDPPARPLPVHRATDQEWVAHRARLQAIHQKGGCRWADDLGEAVED, from the coding sequence ATGCCCGTCCCCCAGCATCGCCAGATCGTGCTTGACACCGAAACCACCGGCCTGGAGGTGGAGCAGGGACATCGGGTAATCGAGATTGGCTGCGTCGAACTGCACCGTCGGCGGCTGACCCGCAACGACTTTCACCGGTACGTGAACCCTGAACGCGAGATCGAGGCGGGCGCGGTGGATGTTCACGGCCTGACCAATGCGTTTCTCGGCGACAAGCCCCGGTTCAGCGAGATGGCGGACGAGCTGTGGCGGTATCTCGAAGGTGCCGAACTGATCATCCACAACGCGCCCTTCGATGTCGGTTTTCTCAACATCGAGTTTGCCCGCGCCGGGCGCGAACAGAAGCTGGAAGACATCTGCACCATTACCGACACCGTGGCGATGGCGCGCAAACTGCTGCCGGGGCAGCGCGTCAGCCTGGATGCCCTGTGCAAACGCTACGGCGTTGACAATTCGACACGCGACTTCCATGGCGCCCTGCTGGATGCCCGGTTGTTGGCCGACGTCTACCTGGCGATGACCGGGGGGCAGTCGCGGTTGGCACTGGATGATCAGGGCGGCGACGGGCGGCAGCGCTCGCGGTTCGTCGAGCTGCTCGACCCGCCAGCGCGACCGTTGCCGGTGCATCGCGCCACCGACCAAGAGTGGGTGGCGCATCGGGCTCGGCTGCAGGCGATCCACCAGAAAGGTGGCTGTCGCTGGGCGGACGACCTGGGGGAAGCAGTCGAGGATTAA
- a CDS encoding ArsR family transcriptional regulator: MTLSLQQSTDLCQLLGDTSRLRLLLLLEQFELTMAELTDITGLAQSRISTHLSRLRKAGLVQDQRTGGAAMFCASRAGEALPVWELLRADLDDGQTRLDRERAEECIRARKHGQTWAESVAGRMDLHYSPGRTWEATARAMIGLIRPGRVLDLASGDGVLAELLAEQADMVTCVDISPTVIAAGERRLSGFPHVTFHQGDMHALPFDDGSFDTVFALHALAYTETPERVLGEAARLLAPGGRLVVAALKSHRHEAAMAAYDHLNLGVGVETLRKQLGATGLKVESCRVTSRETRPPYFEVITAQAIQVARKR; this comes from the coding sequence ATGACCCTGTCCCTTCAACAAAGTACTGACCTCTGCCAGCTCCTGGGCGATACCAGTCGGCTGCGGCTGCTGCTGTTGCTGGAGCAGTTCGAGCTCACCATGGCCGAACTCACGGACATCACCGGCCTTGCCCAGTCGCGCATCTCCACCCATCTGTCACGGCTGCGAAAGGCGGGGTTGGTGCAAGACCAGCGCACCGGCGGTGCCGCCATGTTCTGTGCCAGCCGGGCCGGCGAAGCATTACCGGTCTGGGAACTCCTGCGCGCCGATCTGGATGACGGTCAGACCCGGCTCGATCGCGAGCGCGCGGAAGAATGTATCCGGGCCCGAAAGCACGGCCAGACCTGGGCCGAGTCGGTGGCCGGCCGAATGGATCTGCACTATTCGCCAGGCCGCACCTGGGAGGCCACCGCTCGCGCCATGATCGGCCTGATCCGTCCCGGCCGGGTGCTGGACCTGGCCTCCGGCGACGGCGTGCTTGCTGAACTGTTGGCCGAGCAGGCCGACATGGTGACGTGTGTCGACATCAGCCCGACCGTCATCGCGGCCGGCGAGCGTCGCCTCAGCGGGTTTCCTCACGTGACGTTCCATCAGGGCGACATGCATGCGTTGCCCTTCGATGACGGCAGTTTCGACACCGTGTTTGCGCTCCACGCCCTGGCCTATACCGAGACCCCTGAGCGCGTCCTTGGCGAAGCGGCGCGTCTGTTGGCGCCGGGTGGCCGGCTGGTGGTGGCGGCGCTGAAGTCGCATCGCCATGAAGCAGCGATGGCGGCCTACGATCACCTCAACCTCGGTGTCGGCGTCGAAACCCTTCGCAAGCAACTGGGCGCAACCGGATTGAAAGTGGAAAGCTGCCGGGTCACCTCGCGCGAGACGCGCCCACCCTACTTCGAGGTCATCACGGCTCAGGCGATACAGGTGGCGCGGAAACGCTGA
- the fadB gene encoding fatty acid oxidation complex subunit alpha FadB, translating into MYEGKSIRVTKHDGGIAELCFDRKDESVNKFDQQTLGELRDVAAALAADSNLKGLVVTSAKSVFIVGADIMEFGANFQRPEDEIAAWGLKANEIFNAIEDLPFPTVSAVNGIALGGGFEMALSTDYRVMSETAMVGLPETKLGIIPGFGGTVRLPRLIGADNAIEWIAGASQNKPAAALAVGAVDAVVKPEKLFDAAVSLVNQANAGQYDWKARRAQKTGPLKLDMIEQMMVFSTSEAFIAGKAGKNYPAPVAAVKAIQKAAGKGRDDALKIEAAAFAKLAKTTVADALIGLFLNDQFLKKTAKAQMKGAIEIKQAAVLGAGIMGGGIAYQSAVKGTPIIMKDIADAALDLGMGEANKLLSKQVARKKLTPEKAGAILSTIRPTLNYGDFGNVDIVIEAVVENPKIKKSVLAETESLVKPGTIIASNTSSISIQELSTAMKHPENFLGMHFFNPVHRMPLVEVIYADKTSKEAIAATVSLATKMGKTPIVVKNCPGFLVNRILFPYFGGWLALIRDGADFVAVDKIMEKFGWPMGPAYLQDVVGIDTSHHVGDVLAEGYPDRMGKTFETALDVMYEAKRYGQKNGIGFFKYSTDPKGKPKKEVAPDTYELIGKVQPNGKQDISEEDVIDRLMLPMIIETVRCLDEGIVGSPQEADMGLILGIGFPPFRGGALKYADTLGMKTVLEKAAKFAHLGKLYEPTESMKKMAADGTTYYTK; encoded by the coding sequence ATGTACGAAGGAAAATCCATCCGTGTGACGAAGCACGACGGCGGCATCGCCGAACTGTGCTTCGACCGCAAGGACGAGTCCGTCAACAAGTTCGACCAGCAGACGCTGGGCGAGCTACGTGACGTCGCGGCGGCCCTCGCCGCAGACAGCAACCTGAAGGGGCTGGTGGTGACGTCGGCCAAGAGCGTCTTCATCGTCGGCGCCGACATCATGGAGTTCGGTGCCAACTTCCAGCGCCCGGAGGACGAGATTGCCGCCTGGGGGCTGAAGGCCAACGAAATCTTCAATGCCATCGAGGATCTGCCGTTCCCGACCGTGAGCGCGGTCAACGGCATTGCCCTTGGCGGCGGCTTCGAGATGGCGCTGTCCACTGATTACCGGGTGATGAGCGAAACCGCCATGGTCGGTCTGCCGGAAACCAAGCTGGGCATCATCCCCGGCTTTGGCGGCACCGTGCGTCTGCCGCGGCTGATTGGTGCCGACAACGCCATCGAATGGATCGCCGGTGCCAGCCAGAACAAGCCCGCAGCGGCGCTGGCGGTCGGCGCCGTCGATGCCGTGGTGAAGCCCGAGAAGCTGTTTGACGCCGCTGTCAGCCTGGTCAATCAGGCCAATGCAGGCCAGTACGACTGGAAGGCGCGCCGCGCCCAGAAGACTGGCCCGCTGAAGCTCGACATGATCGAGCAGATGATGGTGTTTTCCACCTCGGAAGCCTTTATCGCCGGCAAGGCCGGCAAGAACTATCCGGCCCCGGTTGCGGCCGTCAAGGCGATCCAGAAAGCGGCCGGCAAGGGCCGTGACGATGCACTGAAGATCGAGGCCGCGGCCTTTGCCAAGCTGGCCAAGACCACGGTGGCCGACGCCCTGATCGGGCTGTTCCTCAACGACCAGTTCCTCAAGAAGACGGCCAAGGCGCAGATGAAGGGCGCCATCGAGATCAAGCAGGCGGCAGTGCTGGGCGCCGGCATCATGGGCGGTGGCATCGCCTACCAGAGCGCGGTCAAAGGCACGCCGATCATCATGAAGGACATCGCCGATGCGGCGCTGGACCTGGGCATGGGCGAGGCCAACAAGCTGTTGTCGAAGCAGGTGGCACGCAAGAAGCTGACGCCCGAGAAGGCCGGCGCGATCCTGTCGACCATCCGTCCGACGCTGAACTATGGTGATTTTGGCAACGTCGACATCGTCATCGAAGCGGTGGTCGAGAACCCCAAGATCAAGAAATCGGTGCTGGCCGAGACCGAAAGCCTGGTCAAGCCCGGCACCATCATCGCCTCCAACACCTCCTCGATTTCGATCCAGGAGCTGTCCACCGCGATGAAACACCCCGAAAACTTCCTCGGCATGCACTTCTTCAACCCGGTGCACCGGATGCCGCTGGTAGAGGTGATCTACGCCGACAAGACGTCGAAGGAGGCCATCGCCGCCACCGTGTCGCTGGCCACCAAGATGGGCAAGACACCGATCGTGGTGAAGAACTGCCCGGGCTTCCTGGTCAACCGCATCCTGTTCCCGTACTTCGGTGGCTGGCTGGCACTGATCCGCGACGGTGCCGATTTCGTCGCCGTCGACAAGATCATGGAAAAGTTCGGCTGGCCGATGGGCCCGGCCTATCTGCAGGACGTGGTCGGCATCGACACCTCTCACCATGTCGGTGACGTGCTTGCCGAAGGCTACCCGGACCGCATGGGCAAGACCTTCGAGACCGCGCTGGATGTGATGTACGAGGCCAAGCGCTATGGCCAGAAGAACGGCATCGGCTTCTTCAAGTATTCGACCGACCCCAAGGGCAAGCCGAAGAAGGAAGTGGCGCCGGATACCTATGAGCTGATCGGCAAAGTGCAGCCCAACGGCAAGCAGGACATCAGCGAGGAGGACGTGATCGACCGCCTGATGCTGCCGATGATCATCGAAACCGTGCGCTGTCTTGACGAGGGTATTGTCGGCTCGCCGCAGGAAGCCGACATGGGTCTGATCCTCGGCATCGGCTTCCCGCCGTTCCGCGGTGGCGCACTCAAGTACGCCGACACCCTGGGCATGAAGACCGTGCTTGAAAAAGCCGCCAAGTTCGCGCATCTCGGCAAGCTCTATGAGCCCACCGAGTCGATGAAGAAAATGGCCGCCGACGGCACGACTTACTACACCAAGTAA